From the genome of Triticum aestivum cultivar Chinese Spring chromosome 3B, IWGSC CS RefSeq v2.1, whole genome shotgun sequence, one region includes:
- the LOC123068250 gene encoding G patch domain-containing protein TGH homolog, producing the protein MDAKKFLQMVEDKKKRLLEKKEAPLKWQQKLEAAIKATEEKEKKLKSKKHRRRSYSSSESDSESESDSDRKHRKRKDRKRHKRHGHSDSDGARRRKHRSKRRSSGSSDESDSDEYDGESEEERRRKKHSHRRKHRRHSSRSESDASDYSSDDDERRSTRKDHSRSRRRRHRSSDDESEEKIRSRHRKRHHRSSDEDKPSDSDNHKRHRSRSMSLDDGAAGEPDKMNDGKGSHKSRHHRRHHHHHDHRVNSAEPSDGKQLV; encoded by the coding sequence ATGGATGCCAAGAAGTTCCTGCAGATGGTCGAAGACAAGAAGAAGAGACTCCTCGAGAAGAAGGAAGCCCCTCTGAAATGGCAGCAGAAACTGGAAGCAGCAATCAAGGCCACTGAAGAAAAGGAGAAGAAGCTCAAGTCGAAAAAGCACAGGAGACGAAGCTATTCTTCCTCAGAATCTGACAGTGAATCCGAGAGCGACAGTGATCGGAAACACAGGAAGAGGAAGGACCGCAAAAGGCACAAAAGACATGGCCATTCTGACTCTGATGGTGCCAGGAGGCGCAAGCACAGGTCAAAGAGGAGGAGCTCGGGCTCTAGCGACGAGAGCGACAGTGATGAATATGATGGCGAATCTGAAGAAGAGCGCCGAAGGAAGAAGCACTCGCACAGGAGGAAGCATCGCCGACACTCTTCAAGGTCAGAGTCTGACGCCTCAGATTACAGCAGTGATGATGATGAGCGAAGGTCAACCAGGAAGGACCATTCTAGGAGCCGGAGGCGTCGCCACCGGTCCTCAGACGATGAATCTGAGGAGAAGATCAGGTCGAGGCATAGGAAGCGTCATCACAGATCAAGTGACGAGGACAAGCCGTCAGATTCTGACAACCATAAGCGCCACAGGAGCCGCTCTATGTCCTTGGATGATGGTGCTGCTGGTGAGCCAGACAAGATGAATGATGGCAAGGGGTCTCACAAAAGCCGGcatcaccgccgccaccaccaccatcatGATCATCGTGTGAACTCTGCTGAACCCAGTGACGGGAAGCAACTCGTGTAA